The genome window CCAGCACCGTCCGTTCACTCGCAATGGTTTCCAGCGTCTGGTGCATGAGCACGCTGAGGGGCCGGTACACATTGTCGAGGTCATGAATGGGGCCCCCTTCTGAATCGACAAAATAGCGCGCGAGATCTCGCATCGAAATGATCCCGACGATTTCATCTTTGTCCGAGACGCAGAGATAGCGGACATGGTTCGTTTCCATCAGATGGCTCGCATCCAGCATGGGGCAATCCGGTGCGATCGTCAGCAGCGGACTGGTCATGATCTGATCCACCATCGTCAGGGAAGGATCGATTCCTTTGGCGAGCACCTTTCGAATCAGGTCCGTCTCAGTCACGATCCCGGACTCGCGAGTCATCCGACCCTCTGCGTCGGTCGACTCGACCAACAGGGAGCCAAGGCTTTTCTCCCGCATGCGCTCCGCAGCCTCCACAATCGTGGTCTCGGGTGGGACGACTTCCAAGTATTGATGCATGAAATGCCCTACCGTGCTCACGGACTGCATTGTCATAGACATTCCTTTCCTTCTTGAGACCGCATGACGCTCTTCTCCCGCATGCTGATCATGCTCCGTAAGCGCATATAGCGCAGCCCTAATATTTTGGCACTACCGTTGATACCTGCATAGGGCGAGCCAGGAAAGGGTCGTCGGGGAATAGGGCCGTACTCTGTGTTTTGCTGGTGGAATCAAGTGGATAGGTGCATCCGCCTGGCCGGTGGGCACGAAGAAAATCCGAAAGGGGCAACGCGCTACATTTTCGAGGATGCAGGTTGCGGTAAATGGCTACAGTGAGAGGAAATGGAGGCTGACGATCTTCTGTGCTCGCGCAACGCGCGCCCTGAGAAGGGCCTCGTTGGACGCGCGCAGTGGAAGATCAATCAGCCCCCATCCCTGAAGAGGGCACGAGCGAGCTTGGAAGGATCATATATACGGCAGGTGCTCGTCCGATGCGCGCAGTGGGGGACCAAGTAGGGCACCTTCCCGTGAAGGAGGCACCACTGTTGCTTTGTTATCTGGGGGAGTTCCGGCTCGACGAGGGTTTTGGTTGAGGGAGAATATGGTTATGCCTGTCACGACGGTGCTGATTATGGGAGCGGCCGGCCGCGATTTTCATAATTTCAACGTGGTGTTTCGCGACCGTCCTGAGTATCGAGTCGTCGCCTTCACCGCGGCGCAGATTCCCAACATTGCAGGGCGTTGCTATCCTCCTGAGCTGGCAGGCTCCTTATATCCTGAGGGCATCCCGATTCATCCCGAGGGGGAACTTGAGTCTCTGATCGCGATCCATAAGGTCGATGAGGTTATTTTTGCCTACAGCGATATCTCCCACGGCGATGTCATGCATCAGGCCTCGCGGGTATTGGCTGCGGGGGCGGACTTCAGCTTGTTGGGCGGGCGCCGCACCATGGTCCCGGCGAAGAAGCCCGTTGTGTCGGTCTGCGCCGTCAGGACCGGAGCAGGCAAGAGTCCGGCGACTCGCAAGATTGCATCACTGCTGCGTGAGGAAGGGCTCCGCGTTGCGGTCATCCGGCATCCGATGCCCTACGGGGATTTGGCCAAACAAGCGGTCCAGCGCTTTGCCTGTCTCGAAGATCTTCGTATTGCCGACTGTACGATCGAGGAGATGGAGGAATACGAGCCGCATATTCGGGAAGGGCACGTGGTCTTTGCGGGCGTGGATTATGAGCGCATCCTGCGGGAGGCAGAACGAGAAGCCGATGTGCTCCTGTGGGACGGCGGCAATAACGATGTTCCATTTTTCGTGTCAGACCTGGAGATTGTCCTGGTCGATCCACACCGGGCCGGTCATGAGCGGATTTATTTCCCGGGCGAGGTCAACCTCCTCCGTGCCGATGTCCTGGTCCTCACCAAGATGGATACGGCCAGTCCGGAGCAGGTTCACGAGGTGCGGGCGAACATCCGGCAGCTCAATCCGAAGGCGGTGGTCCTTGAGACGGCGATGCCGGTCACCGTCGATCGTCCCCATCTGATCAAGGGGAAACGGGTGCTCGTCATCGAGGATGGTCCGACGCTCACCCACGGAGGCATGAGCTTCGGCGCTGGTGTTCTCGCCGCAAAGCAGCAAGGGGCCAGTGAGTTAGTCGACCCCAGACCCTATGCCGTCGGGACGATCCAACAGATCTTCGCCCAGTACCCCCATATCGGCAACCTGCTTCCAGCCATGGGCTACGGTGCAACGCAGGTCCGGGAGTTGGAGGACACGATCGATCGGGTTCCGTGCGATGTCGTCCTGATTGCGACCCCGGTTGACTTAGGCCGAATCATCTCTATTAAACAGCCGACATGCCGGGTGACATATTGTCTTGAAGAACAGGGGATACCGGGCTTCAGGGATGTGTTGGCAGGCGTGATCAGCCAAGCTAGAAACGGATGAATCCTATTCACGACGGCTGTCTCTCATATAGGCAAGGAAGGAGAACACCATGAAAGGATCAGTGGCCACAAGAACGAAACAAGCCAGGCAACGAGCGCTCGATTGCTGCCATCGTTGCGGCGGGTTAATGGTGTCGGAATTTGCGCTTGAGACCAGAGGAGTGGAATGGCACTGTGTGACGTGCGGTGACCGGGTTGATCAGGTGATTCTGTCTCGCCGTCAACAGCAGGAAGCGCGACAAGAAACCGAACCGGTTTTTGCCGGTTCAGACCACGCTCGGTTGAATTAGCCCGCGATATTCAGGTTACTGCTGGTAGGCTTAAAGCAACCGACACCACGTTTGCGAAGTTTGTTAGAGAAAGCGTCAGCGGCGGAGATCGTAAAAATCTGAGCGGGGGCGGGTCAGAGAGCTCTGTGTCTATTATGGAGGTCTTGGAGGAGCGTTAGGCTTCCCACCCGTCGGCGGGCCTGCTCACCACCCCTGCGCTCGACCTCGATTCCCTTGAATGCTCCTCTCACCGAGGCCTTCGCTCACATATTAAAATAACCGTATTTCGTGAGAGGTCAATGGTCAGGTTGCGAGGCCGTGGGGTCCTACTGTGAGAGCCGTCTTCTTTTTCTTATCCTCGCCGACGGTGCGCTCACGCAGCCGGCGGACGAGCTCCAGGTAGGAGTCTGAGCGGATGATCTTGTCGAACTGGCTGCGGTAATTCTTCACGAGGCTGACTCCGTCCGCGATGATGTCGTAGGCATGCCAGGTTCCGTCTTTCACATGCAGACGGTAATCCATCGGGATTTCGACTTTGCTCGACTGCAGTTCGGTCCGGACCTCCGCATAGTTTCCCTCGATCCGTTCGGAGAGATAGTGTACTTGTTCCCCCGAATAGCCTTCGATCTTTTCGGCATAGCGGTCGGACAGAAAGCTTTTGAAGAGTTCGACGAACTCGGTTCGCTCAACGGCCGTGAGTGGAGTCCAGTTGGCGGCGAGCGCTCGCTTCGACATTTCCGTGTAGTCGAAGTGGGACGCGATGACTTCCTCCAGCATACGCCTGCGCGGGATGCGCTTGGCCGGATCTTTGAGACTCTCGTCTTCGAGGATGCGGAAGACTTCAGAAGTCGTCGCACGGACCACTTCAGTTGGGGACTCTGTGTGCTGGCCCGACGCGCCGAACGCAACGGTGACGCTCAGGGCGGCAAGAAACAGAGCAAGGGCGAACGCTCCCCTCCGCGCGGTCCGACGTTCCGAAAACCTCGAACGTCGAACCCTGAACCCTCCCCCGTCTCGCTCGGCTATCCTCATCACTCGTTAATCCAGTACGAACGTGACTTTCAGGTCCACGCGATACAAGGCGACCTTGCCATTGTCGATCACCACATGTTGCTCCTTCACCCACGCGGATTTGATGCCGTGGACGGTCTTGGCTGCCAGGGTGATCCCGTTCTGAATGGCATCTTCGAAACTCTTCGGCGATTCGACACTCAACTCGATGATTTTCGCGACGGACATGGGATTCCTCCTTTGTTATTGCGCACGCGAGCGCGGTTCAGACCGACGTTGTCACTTTTCAGTATGTAGCTCAAAGGCTCAGCCCTAAACTCACGGAGGAGCAAGCGACATGCCGCCAGGCTGTGGCAAGACCCTATTGAAAGAATGGTGGCAGTGCTTGGGGTTACGGTGCGGGAATGAAGATGAGAGCGGCGGTCCGACCCCGATCTCCGGGCAAAGTGCCTCAAACCTCAGAATTCCACTGCTGCAAAGCGCGACAGGGGTAAGGGCTGCCTCACGGGACATACGACGAGTATGTCTCGTTGTGGGTGCTTTTCGGGTGCTCACGTGTGCCGCTTGTGGATCGTGATGTGGTTGTTGTCCTGATCCTCGATCACCGCCATGCGGCAGACAGGCGTGTCGAACGCTTCTGTGACGAACGCCACGGCCCGCTCTTTCATCTTGTGGAGAAACGCATCGAGGTCTGACACCTCAAACGCCACCACCGCTCCTCTTGCTCCCGGAGTATGGCCCATCTCCGTTGTGGTGATGGCGAAGGTCGAACCGCCAAGGTCATATTCGACCCACACATCTTGGTAGTGGTAGCTCGCATGCAAGCCGAGCACATGTTCATAGAAGGCTCTCGCCCGTTCCATGTTCGAGACCGGATAGACAGTGAAGGCTATGGATGTGATCATTGCGTCTCCTTACAACCTCATTCTCTCTGAGGTTTCGACGGGGTTCGAACTCACCGCAAAATCCCGTTTGTTGCTGGACCACTAGCCCAAGACGATCGAGGATCGTCTTAGGCCCCGCTGCGAAAGTGAGGTCTCAGACTTCGAGCAAAGACGTCGGCATGGCACACATCAACCTTTCTGCAAGGTGAGATGCATCAGCTGTGCCGCCTGTAGAGTGGAAAGTTCGTCTTGTGCTCAGAGGCTGGGAAAGGGAATGAATATCACAGAGACAATTGATAGGGACACGACCGTAGCGTTTTGCGGCAGGGCCTTCGGGAGGTCTGAGGTATTTGTCTGCAGTATCAGGATGGGGGAGCCTGGGGTTGGGTACGTGTTGAGCGCGCTATGGCTTGAATCGTGAGACACGTCGCATCGCGGCATCGCTGTTGCGTCTGCTAGAGCAGGAGAAGGAAGACCCTCTCATGGCGAAACATATCACGATCATTCAAGGCCATCCCGACGCGCAGCATCGCCATTTCTGTCATGCGCTGGCGGATGAGTATGCGAAGGGTGCGGAAGACGGCGGGCATGATGTCCAGTGCATCGAAGTAGCCGCCTTGGACTTTCCCTTCCTGCGAACGAAGGAGGACTTTGAGAAGGGAACACCGCCGGAGGCCATCAGGCAAGCTCAGGACGCGATCAAGTGGGCGGACCATCTCGTCATCATCTATCCCCTCTGGCTTGGGTCGATGCCCGCGTTGCTCAAAGCGTTTCTCGAGCAGGTGTTGCGCCCGGGCTTTGCGTTTGAATATCAGAGGTCCGGCGGGATGGCGAAGAAGCTGCTCACCGGCAAGTCCGCAAGAATTGTGGTGACGATGGGCATGCCGGCCTTCGTCTACCGATGGATTTTCTTTGCCCACAGCCTCAAGAGCCTCCGACGCAACACGCTCTGGTTCTGCGGTATCGGGCCGATCCGATCGACGATCATCGGCTCCATCGAAGGGATGAATGAGAAGCAGCGGTTGGGATGGCTGGATGAGATGAGGGGACTGGGGGAGGCGGGGAAATAGACGGGTGGCGAAGGGTGGGCAGCTTCGGGAGCGACATCATGCGATGCTGTCGGCGCACGCTGTC of Nitrospirota bacterium contains these proteins:
- a CDS encoding CBS domain-containing protein is translated as MSMTMQSVSTVGHFMHQYLEVVPPETTIVEAAERMREKSLGSLLVESTDAEGRMTRESGIVTETDLIRKVLAKGIDPSLTMVDQIMTSPLLTIAPDCPMLDASHLMETNHVRYLCVSDKDEIVGIISMRDLARYFVDSEGGPIHDLDNVYRPLSVLMHQTLETIASERTVLEAAQTMAEKRIGSLLVMEAGEMVGIVTETDVVRKGMASHLPAGSTKVGSVMNYPLIQIDINRTVRDASRLMAEERIRHLAVTEDNKVVGIVSVRDLVKMVSVRDKPRFLRQP
- a CDS encoding cyclic 2,3-diphosphoglycerate synthase yields the protein MPVTTVLIMGAAGRDFHNFNVVFRDRPEYRVVAFTAAQIPNIAGRCYPPELAGSLYPEGIPIHPEGELESLIAIHKVDEVIFAYSDISHGDVMHQASRVLAAGADFSLLGGRRTMVPAKKPVVSVCAVRTGAGKSPATRKIASLLREEGLRVAVIRHPMPYGDLAKQAVQRFACLEDLRIADCTIEEMEEYEPHIREGHVVFAGVDYERILREAEREADVLLWDGGNNDVPFFVSDLEIVLVDPHRAGHERIYFPGEVNLLRADVLVLTKMDTASPEQVHEVRANIRQLNPKAVVLETAMPVTVDRPHLIKGKRVLVIEDGPTLTHGGMSFGAGVLAAKQQGASELVDPRPYAVGTIQQIFAQYPHIGNLLPAMGYGATQVRELEDTIDRVPCDVVLIATPVDLGRIISIKQPTCRVTYCLEEQGIPGFRDVLAGVISQARNG
- a CDS encoding ABC transporter substrate-binding protein; translation: MRIAERDGGGFRVRRSRFSERRTARRGAFALALFLAALSVTVAFGASGQHTESPTEVVRATTSEVFRILEDESLKDPAKRIPRRRMLEEVIASHFDYTEMSKRALAANWTPLTAVERTEFVELFKSFLSDRYAEKIEGYSGEQVHYLSERIEGNYAEVRTELQSSKVEIPMDYRLHVKDGTWHAYDIIADGVSLVKNYRSQFDKIIRSDSYLELVRRLRERTVGEDKKKKTALTVGPHGLAT
- a CDS encoding dodecin family protein, translated to MSVAKIIELSVESPKSFEDAIQNGITLAAKTVHGIKSAWVKEQHVVIDNGKVALYRVDLKVTFVLD
- a CDS encoding VOC family protein; this translates as MITSIAFTVYPVSNMERARAFYEHVLGLHASYHYQDVWVEYDLGGSTFAITTTEMGHTPGARGAVVAFEVSDLDAFLHKMKERAVAFVTEAFDTPVCRMAVIEDQDNNHITIHKRHT
- a CDS encoding NAD(P)H-dependent oxidoreductase, which encodes MAKHITIIQGHPDAQHRHFCHALADEYAKGAEDGGHDVQCIEVAALDFPFLRTKEDFEKGTPPEAIRQAQDAIKWADHLVIIYPLWLGSMPALLKAFLEQVLRPGFAFEYQRSGGMAKKLLTGKSARIVVTMGMPAFVYRWIFFAHSLKSLRRNTLWFCGIGPIRSTIIGSIEGMNEKQRLGWLDEMRGLGEAGK